A genomic segment from Nicotiana sylvestris chromosome 1, ASM39365v2, whole genome shotgun sequence encodes:
- the LOC104240447 gene encoding wound-induced protein WIN1-like produces MGKLSTLLFALVLYVIAAGANAQQCGRQRGGALCSGNLCCSQFGWCGSTPEYCSPSQGCQSQCSGGGGGGGGGGGGGGAAQNVRATYHIYNPQNVGWDLYAVSAYCSTWDGNKPLAWRRKYGWTAFCGPVGPRGRDSCGKCLRVTNTGTGAQTTVRIVDQCSNGGLDLDVNVFRQLDTDGRGNQRGHLIVNYEFVNCGDNMNVLVSPVDKE; encoded by the exons ATGGGAAAGCTAAGTACACTTTTATTTGCTCTGGTCCTCTATGTCATAGCCGCAGGAGCTAATGCACAGCAGTGCGGCAGGCAAAGGGGAGGAGCCTTATGCAGTGGAAACTTGTGCTGCAGTCAATTTGGGTGGTGTGGGTCTACACCAGAATACTGTTCTCCTAGCCAAGGCTGCCAAAGCCAGTGCAGTGGCGGCGGAGGCGGCGGTGGAGGTGGCGGCGGAGGCGGGGGTGCTGCGCAAAACGTTAGGGCAACATATCATATATATAACCCGCAGAATGTTGGGTGGGATTTGTATGCAGTTAGTGCGTACTGCTCAACTTGGGATGGTAACAAGCCTTTGGCATGGAGGAGGAAGTATGGTTGGACTGCATTTTGTGGCCCTGTTGGACCTCGTGGCCGAGACTCTTGTGGCAAATGCTTAAGG GTGACAAATACAGGCACAGGAGCTCAGACCACAGTGAGAATCGTGGATCAATGCAGCAATGGCGGACTAGACTTGGACGTTAACGTTTTCCGGCAGCTCGACACAGACGGAAGAGGGAATCAACGTGGCCACCTTATTGTGAACTACGAGTTTGTTAATTGTGGTGACAATATGAATGTTCTGGTATCCCCAGTTGACAAGGAATAA